A stretch of Methylogaea oryzae DNA encodes these proteins:
- a CDS encoding DUF3530 family protein has product MPGPLTRVKPLAAPPAGTIRPGAGRLFLCGCLLLFSATAWADLLDEWSTADDAAPYLLQGEQVWLQAGADKFWAAYREPARKEPRGGVIILPDSFSRPVSARFVRPLADALRQAGWQVLILQPPRPGGLSFSREADARVSSAVAFLAGKKQKHMALVGMGDGAVAALDYAVRHDPPEPHTPEEIAALQQRGIPLRPPAPAVRLAAAVGLPWDDQGGKAPLADWLQRIRMPVADYYLAEGDGKPDEAAMQRRIAAKGNEDYRQLRFANLDPWAWSEPNMLAKRLTGWLGNAMDKQLKKLEEEDKAEAERKASGSTRPGPVAPESDLPPAGENAPVSPPMPPVSDPKSAPPAPVAAQPPVGSPPAAVPR; this is encoded by the coding sequence TGCCCGGTCCCCTGACCAGGGTTAAGCCGCTCGCAGCCCCGCCGGCCGGAACCATCCGGCCCGGGGCGGGGCGGCTTTTCCTTTGCGGTTGCCTGCTGTTGTTTTCGGCGACGGCCTGGGCCGACCTGCTCGATGAATGGAGCACGGCTGACGACGCCGCGCCGTATTTATTGCAGGGCGAGCAGGTTTGGCTGCAAGCCGGCGCGGACAAGTTCTGGGCCGCGTACCGTGAGCCGGCGCGCAAGGAGCCGCGCGGCGGCGTCATTATCCTGCCCGATTCTTTTTCCCGGCCGGTATCCGCCCGCTTTGTGCGGCCTTTGGCGGACGCTTTGCGCCAAGCCGGTTGGCAGGTGTTGATATTGCAACCGCCCAGGCCGGGCGGGCTGTCCTTCTCCCGGGAGGCCGACGCCCGCGTGTCGTCGGCCGTCGCTTTCCTTGCGGGAAAAAAACAGAAACACATGGCTTTGGTGGGGATGGGCGATGGCGCCGTGGCCGCGCTGGATTACGCCGTGCGCCACGATCCGCCCGAGCCTCACACGCCGGAGGAAATCGCCGCGCTGCAACAGCGGGGAATTCCTTTGCGGCCTCCCGCGCCGGCGGTGCGGTTGGCGGCGGCGGTGGGGTTGCCCTGGGACGATCAGGGGGGCAAGGCGCCGCTGGCCGACTGGCTGCAACGGATCCGCATGCCCGTCGCCGACTATTATTTGGCGGAAGGCGACGGCAAGCCGGATGAAGCGGCCATGCAGCGCCGCATCGCCGCCAAGGGCAACGAGGATTATCGGCAACTGCGTTTCGCCAACCTGGATCCGTGGGCTTGGTCGGAGCCGAATATGCTGGCCAAACGCTTGACCGGATGGCTGGGCAATGCCATGGATAAGCAGCTGAAAAAGCTGGAGGAAGAGGATAAGGCCGAAGCCGAGCGCAAGGCTTCCGGTTCGACGCGTCCCGGCCCGGTTGCGCCGGAATCCGATTTGCCGCCGGCCGGGGAGAATGCGCCCGTTTCCCCGCCCATGCCGCCGGTCTCCGACCCCAAATCGGCGCCTCCCGCGCCGGTGGCCGCGCAGCCGCCGGTCGGCTCCCCTCCCGCCGCCGTACCGCGTTGA